AGATCTTCTGGGGTGATGACCACGATCCCTGCCCCTACTCTAGCCACATTGGACATTCCGTCCACAAATATCTTCGATGGCTTGACTTCTACTATGCAGGTTATATCTGTACCTCTCAGTGAGAACTCGGCAATAAAGTCCGCAAGTACCTGAGTTCCTCGGCTTGTATCTGGTGTCGAAAGAGCCCAACCGAGTCCCCCACTTGGCTATCCTCCCCGTAAAGTCAGATCTCCTCAACAATGAGTGGAGTGGGTACTCGGTTAAGACTTGGACTGTGTgggcctgaaaataatggggtaATTCTCGGGTGGAATGCACGAGTGCCAACACCAGTTTTTCCAGTGGTAAATACCTGGTCTCCACGTCGACTAACGTCTTGCTGATGTAATAAACTGGCAGCTATACACCGTTATCCCTCAGTAGTACGGCGCTCGCTGCATGCTCGGATATTGAGAGGTACATATACAAGTCTTCTTTTGGTTCTGGGGCTGACAATGTCGGTGCCCGCCCAAGATAATCCTTTAGATCTTGGAAGGCTCTGTCACACTTCTTGTCCCACTAgaaccccttccacttcttcagAAGTTGGTAAAAGGGCTGGCACCGATCAGCGAACTTGAAAATAAATCGGTTAAGAGCAGCCAGTATACCAGTAAGCTTTTGAACCTCTTTCGGATTGCTCGGCGGTTTGAGATGTTTCACGGCTTCAATTTGATCGAGGTTAACTTCGATCCCCCATTTAGTAATCAAATAACCCAGGAACTTGCCGGATCCAACCCCGAAGGCACACTTATCGGCGTTGAGGCGCAGCCGGTGTCGTCGGAGTATCTCGAACACTTCTTTCAGGTCGTCAATGTGATGTCCTTCTTGCttgctttttatcaccatgtcgTCAATGTACACTTCGACTGTCCGTCCAACCTTATCCCTAaacatcctcatcatcattCGCTGACAAGTGGctcctgcgtttttcaaaccgaaCGGCATCACGGTATAGTAGTAGTTAGCATCGGGCGTTAAAAATGTCGTTTTCTCCTAATCCTCGGCGGCTAGTGCAATCTGGTGATAGCCCTAGAAAGCATCAAGGAAACTCATTCTTGGGTGCCCGCACGTAGAATCCACCAATTGATCGATTTTCGGCATTGGAAACGGATCCTTTGGACATGCTCAGTTCAGATCGataaaatcaacacaaactctccacttaccgctcttctttttcaccaccaccgtgtTTGCGAGCCATTCCGAAAAGAATGTTTCCCTTATGGCCCCTACCTCTTTCAGCTTCCCAACTTCTCGTCTGATGGCTTCCACATGCTCCTTAGCAGACCTTCTCGATCTCTGTTTCTTGGGAGGGCATAGAGGATCCACATTCAGCTTGTGAACTATGAACTCGGGGTCAACACCGGGCACCTCATATGgattccatgcaaacacatccatGTTTTGTATGAGGAAGAGCAATAGCTGCACCCTTTCCCCATCATTCAATCCTGCCCCTATCTGAAAACTCCTTTCACTTCCCGATAAGATCTTTACGCTTACCAAATCCTCGGCAGTGTTGGTCCCTTCCACCTGGGGATGCTGTAATTGCTATAGGGGCGCCTTCTTGGCTAATTCTCTCTGCTCCGTTTGTTTGTTTGCCGCGGCTACCAAACATTGTCTGGTCGCTTACTGATCACCTATTATTACTGTAATCCCTTCGTCAGTTCGGAACTTGACTTTCACGTGTGAGGTAGACGGTATAGGCCCCATGTCATGTATCCATGGCCTTCTGAATATTGCCGTGTACGGCGAGAAACAGGTGACCACTATGAATGTCACCATTACCTCCCTGCCTCCCATGATAACTAGGAGCGAAATCTGTCCTTCTAGAGTCACCATATGCCCATCGAATCCCATTAAAGGTGTATCATACTTGAACAAGTCCCCCTTTTTTAAGCCGAGCCCCCTGTATAGGTTCAAGTACATTACATCTATGCCACTCCCTTGATCTATCATTATTCTCTTCACTATAAAACCCCTTATTCGGGCCGTGACTATTAAAGCATCGTGGTGGGGCTGAATAGTACCTTCCAGGTCGTCGTCGTCGTCAAATGCTATGGGTTGTCTACGGTACCTCAGCTTCTTCCCCGGGGATTGTTCGTTCACGCTTCCTTCCGTTGACACCACAGTCAACACCCCTTTTGCTATGGGTACTCTAATTACCCTCGGTGCGACGTGGATGACCTCTATCACTCCCAAAGGGGGTGGGAGAAGGTTTCTACGCAGCCGATCTGCCTGTCCGGTCTCCTGATTCCCTGTCTCCACCAGAAACTCTTTCAAATGCCCCGCCTTCACCAACTGTTCTAGGTGATCTTTCAACACCCTACACTGCTCGGTGGTATGCCCTTTATCTCGATGATAGGTGCAATACAAATTCTAGTTTCTCCTTGACGGGTCGCCCACCATCCTGTTCAGCCGCTTAAAATACGGCTCATTTTTTATCCTATCAATGATGCGGTGTACGGGATCCTTGAATGTCGCGTTGACTTTCCCAACCGCCGGGCCGGGCTCTTGAATTCTCAAATCCTTCCTGTGTCTGGGGTTGAAACCATTGTTCCGAGGATAACTGATTATTGGCTCCTTCCTCTTGGACTGCAGCCGATCATCTTCTAAGTGCTTGTACTCCTCGATACGCCTCATCAACTGCCTCATATCCTTTGGAGGCTTTAGGGTCAATGATTCTCTCAGCCCGGATTCTTTAGGTAAGCCCATCCAAAAGGTGCTCGCCGCGATCTTTTCATTACCCCCGCCAATCTAGTTATACAACTCCCAGTATCGACTGGCATAATTCCGAAGGGTCTCTCTAACCCCCAtcttcattgatagcaacgcATCCACGGGCTGCGGCACCCGACTGCAAATCATGAACCGCACTCCAAACTCTTGGATCAGTTCTGAAAAACTATGGATCGAATCCTTCTTCAacccgttgaaccacctcaaagtAGTGGGGCCAAGGCTCAAGGGAAAAACCTTACACGTCAATGCATCGTTATGGGAGTGTAAGGATATCATTTGAATATAGTGACTTACATGTTCCACCAGGCCTGTCTTCCCAGTATAGGAATTGAACGGTGGGCGTGCGAACCGGCTCGGCATAGGCGCGCCCTTAATATCTCTAGAAAACGGAGACCAAGTAGCTTGACGCAATGCTCGGCTTATGGTATCCATGGCTGCATTACGTGGTCGCTTCGCGTCGGGGGAAGTCGATTCACGGTCCGTATACTCTCGGGAACGGTCGCAGTGCCTATGAGACCTGGATTGATGAGATCCTGCCTCACGGCGATTCCCCACACTTACTGACCTTTCCCTTCATTTTCCCTAGTCCCTTCTCCTGCGTCGACCCCGTGCTTGCAACTCCAAATCCCTAACCGCCCTGTGCAGGCGTTGGAGCTCTTGATCCCTCTACTCAAGCTCCTAGTCTCTTCTGTCAAGGCGGCTACGGCCCGAGGCGTCAGACATTGTTCGGAAGGTTTGGCACGACCCTTCTCCGGGCCCAGATTCTTCTACCTCCTCATGCATTCTATCCTCCTACCTTTTTTGCCACCTTTCTAGCCATGTAGACCCCCATGACGACCCTCTAGTGCCGCTCTCTACATGACTTCCCTACACACCTCCAGACATTCTTGCGAGCGTGCCAAGATAGCACTACAGCTATGTaggagattcccacagacggcgtcaATTGTACGTTCCAAAATAAGGCTACTGGGCCTAAGGggagtttgggctcacaatttatttgtatggtgggcttttggatttcctaccatGGGTGGCAATATGCTCGGCTGCCCCATTTCCTGAGTCTCCCCTCTTTTCTCGCTAACACTCTCCTTTCTTCCTTGGGGATGATTAATATTACTTTCTCTAGTCTTTTCACTCTGGAATCGCCAACCCCCCCAACTGAATCTTCCCTGTCTATTTATAGCCAAGCTTAGTGGAACGGTCATGATTATTCTCTTGGTGGGTGGAAGgaggggtccaatactattacccataagtgggggtttagttAGGAGTGGGAGGAAGTGAGAGTAGCATTGGAACTGGCTCCACCGCTAGATTTGATGCTCGGCAGGGGCattccctaggcaatggaagggaggtccaataccgtttcgcctaagtggatgtttggtgacaggaaggagaaaatgatagtggcATTAGGACCAGTCCCGCCTGTAAGTTCTGTGCTCGTCAGGGGCACGCCACAAGCTACCTTGAGCACTCCGAGCTCAAACCCCTCGAACGGCACGTGCGTTACCATGTGTGATCAGTGCAAGGCTCTTATACGAGTTAGTCTTCATAGGCCTTAGGGCGATTAGGCTTGACGGGGGGTGAGGCCCGTACAACCTACAAACCCCGAGGCAACAAAAGACAATcccaaattttaatcaatagaGTTAgttaataaatgaaaaacaaatttttatcaaagaacaaaaaaaaacaaaaagaattttttttttttttttaaaaagctaaaGTGCCAAACACACCCTTCAAGTTTAGgggtatatatattttacctCCTAATGTTCAAAATTTAGATCGGCATTCCTAATGTTAAGCAGGTTGTCTAATTTGTTCGTAAGATTGGAATCCATCGATCCATCTTTGAGGGAGATTCAGAGACTGTCATTAATGCACTTCGGCATGGAGGTATGAATCACTCTTCCTTCAATCATTTAATCAAAGAAATGCCCAAGGGCACTACTATATCAAAGGGGAAATCAATTGATCTGAGAACTCACTCCATACTTCTATAAAAGAAAGGGCATGGTTGAGGAACATAAAGGGACACAGAAAAAGTAATAGAGTCAAAAttactaagaaagaaaagaaaatgaaagatatTAAAACAAGTGAAAAGTTTCCTACCTGCTAGAAGTCATTTCTCAATCTCTGGAAACAACTAGAACGTCACACTACCTCATGGTTATATATACTCTCCCTATATCTCCACTCTCATCTTTCTCTCTATATTCAAAAGCCAACATTGGTTCCTTCAGTAGGTGAGCAAGTTCCAAGTCCTAAagaatactttcttttttttctttttttcttttttttttgcattatgagTACTttaaacatgtattttcacattttttaaaccacagTTTTCACATCATTTGAACAACAATGCTTCAAAATTATTACCAAACAGGCCTCTTAGTGTTGTTATGAGTTTGGTGCCTTGCCTCTATCTTCTTTGGTTTATGTTTTCAGGTGGCacactttttaaaccacagttttcacatcatttttaaCAACAATACTTAAAAAAACTGTTAAGAAAAGGCCTCTTAGTGTGGCTATGAGTTTGGTGCATTGCCTCTGTGTTATTTGGTTTATGTTTCCAGGTGGCTGGATCTTTGGCAGACTCATAGTTTGGTGCCTTGCCACTAAAACTTTCGCAATAAATTGCATATTACATAAGCTCACTTTCAaattatataacatataaataaaGTTGTGTCTCACGTATACGTGTTAGCCACACTAatactaggggtggcaattcgtgttcgcgtgtcgggttcgtgtcgtgtcaagtcatgagtattcgactacataagtcaacactaacccgacatgtttattaaacaggtcaagattcctcaaccctaacacgacccatttattaaacgggtcagtcgtgtcgacctgtttatcagattttatcaaaatgaaaaataaaaattaatgaaaaaacaaacaaataaatatttttaatataaaattcagaactaacgagtaactgcctcacaaataatcattcaaaattaaagcatatcctaatatcacaaataatcaatcacaatttgtcaaagaaaataaatcacaacaactaataagtttatatacctagagtttgaagggtatattggtaaaatatcatttaattaaacgggtgaAACGGGTCAAACGAGTTCTATgggttcaacactaacccaacacatttattaaacgggttagtcgtgtcaacccgaatatgacacgaacccgttaagcctcaacccataacctgctaattccgtgtcgtgtcgtgtcgggttcgcgggtcgtgtcaaattttgccacccctaactAATACCCATTTGGATAGTGTTGAAAAGCACTATTCTTGCGTCTGcatcttccttctttttttttctttttttttttgtttagaagcGCATTTCAACAAAGTCAATGCACTTTCAATAGGTCTCATGCATTGTTCACGAGACCCAAAAACCTCTCTTTcagcaaaatttttattaaaaaatggtctcatggcactattcacatattataaattattttgctacagtgttttttgttttcagcaaaataagcggtatatAAACACATCCTAAGTGAATGCCATATTTTGTTCTATTTCTCCTATATATGTCATGTGATGTACTACAAGAATATTACAATAATTAACATATTTGCTCTATATGAAACTCTATTTCTATAATTTCAaacagtttaaaaaatattactcAACAATTAAAATTCTACTACAAATAGTTTTTggaatcttataaaaaaaaaatagttttgggaatttttttaaacagtttattttatattaatataacATTCTACCACAATTTTTCGTTTTTTATCGTAAAAGTTGGTTCATACATATCGTACTTGCACTGTATAATTCATTGCAAATAATCACCACCATGATACAAAGTCCAAACCCTACAAAAAGCAGAATATATCCTAAAAAAAGTTACATGCTATATATGATAATGGCTGTCATATTGCTGTAAAAATACTTCTTCACTCTGACAATCTTCACTTCAAAAGAATACCATTCAAATCATGATCATGAATAAGCAAATCTTTTGGTTTCAAAGCCTTTCAAACTCAAAATATATTGACAATCATCATGTCCTTGTTACTAGTTACTACTCTTGCTCGGACTTAAAGAGCATGCATTG
This portion of the Castanea sativa cultivar Marrone di Chiusa Pesio chromosome 7, ASM4071231v1 genome encodes:
- the LOC142643878 gene encoding uncharacterized protein LOC142643878 → MDTISRALRQATWSPFSRDIKGAPMPSRFARPPFNSYTGKTGLVEHIGGGNEKIAASTFWMGLPKESGLRESLTLKPPKDMRQLMRRIEEYKHLEDDRLQSKRKEPIISYPRNNGFNPRHRKDLRIQEPGPAVGKVNATFKDPCRVLKDHLEQLVKAGHLKEFLVETGNQETGQADRLRRNLLPPPLGVIEVIHVAPRVIRVPIAKGVLTVVSTEGSVNEQSPGKKLRYRRQPIAFDDDDDLEGTIQPHHDALIVTARIRGFIVKRIMIDQGSGIDVMYLNLYRGLGLKKGDLFKYDTPLMGFDGHMVTLEGQISLLVIMGGREVMVTFIVVTCFSPYTAIFRRPWIHDMGPIPSTSHVKVKFRTDEGITVIIGDQ